In Leptotrichia sp. OH3620_COT-345, a genomic segment contains:
- a CDS encoding virulence-associated E family protein, with the protein MRVLEKHCREAIKDIGIITITEKKEDIRLNNWLTFDDVELSDYLNRELELTEKGQVKSTTTNLITVLVNPCFCKEREILSGHIFFDTCSMTIQFYGWLRGEKSSDFEIRKWNDHMTNILGVEIEREFGIKYSKSRMEDAITFVAHKRTINLPAMYMKSLTYDGKEHISKLLSKYLGAEENELNSWIMKHILVGMVKRVFHPGCKFDELMVLTGSQGVGKTSFIEKLALFPEWYCSLNNIKGKDAVSNLVGKVVVELEEFVALRNAKSADEAKLFISARTSTVRLPYERFSRDVKRTCILIATTNDATFLGDFSGERRYLPVKVNMEKIQMPLMYDPEKFPVLETITKEEHEEMVRNDFEGAIAEAVYLYENKLHDFYLPKELRNDLNLVIQTHKSENRHVQNFLDFMEWKTTKSDTPDLLCSAEFTSKYPETNEKVFSELMANEMAGEWILEANVKSKKVRIDGVVRVSKKFYKRTITTDFVEVEASEIPF; encoded by the coding sequence ATGAGAGTATTAGAAAAGCATTGCAGGGAGGCAATCAAAGATATTGGGATTATAACTATCACAGAAAAAAAGGAGGATATTCGCTTGAATAACTGGCTTACATTTGATGATGTGGAGCTTTCCGATTACTTGAATCGTGAGCTTGAACTCACAGAGAAGGGACAAGTCAAAAGTACAACCACCAATCTCATTACTGTGTTAGTAAATCCTTGTTTTTGCAAAGAAAGAGAGATTTTATCCGGTCATATATTTTTCGATACTTGCAGCATGACGATTCAGTTTTATGGATGGCTGAGAGGTGAAAAAAGTTCGGATTTTGAAATTCGAAAATGGAATGACCATATGACGAATATCCTTGGTGTTGAAATCGAGAGAGAGTTTGGCATCAAATATTCCAAAAGTCGTATGGAAGATGCAATCACTTTTGTTGCACATAAAAGAACGATAAACTTGCCTGCAATGTATATGAAATCCTTGACTTATGATGGCAAGGAACATATTTCAAAATTGCTTTCAAAATATCTTGGGGCAGAAGAAAATGAGCTGAATTCCTGGATAATGAAACATATCTTGGTCGGTATGGTAAAACGGGTATTTCATCCGGGATGCAAGTTTGATGAACTGATGGTTTTGACAGGCTCTCAAGGTGTGGGAAAGACATCCTTTATTGAAAAGCTGGCACTGTTCCCCGAATGGTATTGTTCGCTCAATAACATCAAAGGCAAGGATGCGGTCAGCAATTTGGTGGGGAAAGTCGTAGTAGAACTGGAGGAATTTGTGGCACTTAGAAACGCAAAGAGTGCTGATGAAGCGAAGCTCTTTATTTCTGCAAGAACAAGCACAGTAAGACTTCCATATGAGAGGTTTTCAAGAGATGTAAAACGAACTTGTATCTTGATTGCAACGACAAATGATGCGACATTCCTGGGAGATTTTTCGGGAGAGCGAAGATACTTGCCGGTCAAAGTAAATATGGAAAAAATACAGATGCCGCTCATGTATGATCCTGAAAAATTTCCTGTATTGGAAACTATCACAAAAGAAGAACATGAGGAAATGGTAAGAAATGACTTCGAAGGAGCCATTGCAGAAGCCGTATATCTTTACGAAAACAAATTACACGATTTCTATTTGCCGAAAGAATTGAGAAATGATCTGAATCTTGTCATTCAAACGCATAAAAGTGAAAACCGACATGTCCAAAACTTCCTGGACTTTATGGAATGGAAAACGACAAAATCCGATACGCCGGATCTCCTTTGTTCCGCAGAATTTACAAGTAAGTACCCTGAAACGAATGAAAAAGTCTTTTCGGAACTGATGGCAAATGAGATGGCGGGAGAATGGATCTTAGAAGCAAATGTGAAAAGCAAGAAGGTAAGGATTGACGGAGTGGTTCGAGTAAGTAAGAAATTCTACAAAAGGACAATAACTACAGACTTTGTGGAAGTAGAAGCCTCGGAGATACCGTTCTGA
- the mobC gene encoding plasmid mobilization relaxosome protein MobC has product MSKSVNRKNNCTVHFMVNEEEMKELNRRFAMTNFKSKREFYRDSIFKNRIISIDLSGEFRKELREFSSLISRNSANLNQIAKAVNSTGIIYKDDIESIQKALQGELLFLSELREKVSDYIINEVIS; this is encoded by the coding sequence ATGTCAAAGAGCGTTAATCGTAAAAACAATTGCACCGTTCATTTCATGGTGAATGAAGAAGAGATGAAGGAACTCAATCGAAGATTTGCAATGACCAATTTTAAGAGTAAGAGAGAGTTTTATCGAGATAGTATTTTCAAGAACAGGATCATCAGCATTGATTTATCCGGTGAGTTTCGAAAAGAACTGAGGGAGTTTTCTTCTCTTATCAGTCGCAATTCAGCGAACCTAAATCAGATAGCAAAGGCAGTAAACAGCACAGGAATTATCTACAAAGATGATATTGAGAGCATCCAGAAAGCTTTACAAGGAGAACTTCTTTTCTTGTCTGAGCTTCGAGAGAAAGTTTCGGATTATATCATCAACGAGGTGATCAGCTGA
- a CDS encoding relaxase/mobilization nuclease domain-containing protein: MAVTKIHPIKTTLKKAIDYICNGDKTDDEIYVTTHLCSRENAHKEFELTKKQFNSRTKTLAHHLIQSFVPEEVSFEEAHQVGIELCEKILEGKYEYVLATHIDKDHIHNHIIFNSIDVDEGKVYHSYYGSYMNIRNQSDKLCKEHNLSVIDQETQKEINEIKRRKFVSWHDWNEDKKGSSYKSRLQFDIDRSIQQSVNWQDFLSKMERYGYEIKFGKHIAFRSKNQQRFTRAKTIGDNYTEERIRDRILNKDREIGNIIDIKNNEKVKSSKGYERWATKHNLKTAASTLIEIRNKGFNSMEELERGISRISIEKNELKREFDKLSWEQKRIKEVVKHIQICISKREHYESYRKNQNDKIYMMMNRKDVEAYQKSYEEIDVFLKQFPQLRHVVLGELKTKSGKSLFRKLNEHSKELQAKQGEIIKEYDSLAAQYEELEYLKNNMNDYLGRDNTDKKKESVIDTIKRHKAEEKEKSKEKIRISKEAER, encoded by the coding sequence ATGGCGGTTACGAAGATACATCCAATCAAGACTACACTGAAAAAAGCGATAGACTATATCTGCAATGGCGATAAAACCGATGATGAAATCTATGTTACGACCCACCTTTGTAGCAGAGAAAATGCTCACAAGGAATTTGAACTTACAAAGAAACAATTTAACTCAAGAACCAAGACTTTAGCTCATCATCTGATTCAATCCTTCGTGCCGGAAGAAGTGAGTTTTGAAGAAGCTCATCAGGTAGGAATCGAACTCTGCGAAAAGATTTTAGAGGGAAAATATGAGTATGTTTTAGCTACTCATATTGATAAAGATCATATTCATAATCATATCATTTTCAATTCCATAGATGTGGATGAGGGAAAGGTTTATCATTCCTATTACGGCTCATATATGAACATCAGAAATCAAAGCGATAAGCTTTGCAAGGAGCATAATTTATCTGTCATCGACCAAGAAACACAAAAAGAAATCAACGAGATTAAGCGAAGAAAATTTGTAAGTTGGCATGATTGGAATGAGGATAAAAAAGGCAGTAGCTATAAGTCGAGACTTCAATTTGATATTGATAGAAGTATTCAGCAGTCCGTCAATTGGCAGGACTTCTTATCTAAAATGGAACGGTATGGGTATGAAATTAAGTTTGGTAAACACATCGCTTTTAGAAGTAAGAATCAGCAGAGATTTACCCGAGCGAAGACGATTGGAGACAACTATACCGAAGAGCGGATTAGAGATAGGATCCTGAATAAAGACAGAGAAATTGGAAATATCATTGACATCAAGAACAACGAAAAAGTGAAGTCAAGCAAAGGATATGAGCGTTGGGCTACGAAACATAATCTTAAGACGGCTGCTTCTACACTGATTGAAATCAGGAATAAAGGGTTTAACTCAATGGAAGAGTTGGAGCGTGGTATCAGCCGAATCTCAATCGAAAAGAATGAGTTGAAGCGAGAATTTGATAAGCTGTCATGGGAGCAAAAGAGGATAAAAGAAGTAGTAAAGCATATTCAAATCTGTATTAGCAAGCGAGAGCATTACGAGAGCTATCGTAAAAATCAAAATGATAAAATTTATATGATGATGAACCGAAAAGATGTGGAAGCTTATCAGAAATCTTATGAGGAAATAGATGTTTTTCTTAAGCAATTTCCACAATTGAGACATGTGGTATTGGGAGAGTTGAAGACAAAATCAGGCAAAAGTCTTTTCAGGAAATTAAATGAGCATTCTAAAGAATTACAAGCTAAACAAGGGGAGATAATCAAGGAATATGATTCATTAGCAGCACAGTATGAGGAATTGGAATATCTGAAAAATAATATGAATGATTATCTTGGTAGGGATAATACTGATAAGAAAAAGGAATCGGTTATTGATACAATTAAGAGGCATAAGGCTGAAGAGAAGGAAAAATCTAAAGAAAAGATCAGAATATCTAAAGAAGCAGAAAGATAA